In Erigeron canadensis isolate Cc75 chromosome 1, C_canadensis_v1, whole genome shotgun sequence, a single window of DNA contains:
- the LOC122592882 gene encoding 11S globulin seed storage protein Ana o 2.0101-like codes for MIKSTRNTGSSYVVPLGLLCYLVFFHACVAQILPLQSQSQSSSRSKCQIDRITAREPNRQVTSEAGVSEFWDSFENDELECAGVEVVRHTIYSKGLLLPYYSNAPELVYVVQGQGIQGTVLPGCPETFSTMVETKGDEQFFDTHQRVYRYNEGDILALPAGAVHWTYNDGNSPLVAIVLRDTNNVANQLDNNFRKFFLAGNPSRQPPQSGPRFQPGQPGFQPGQQPAFQPGKQSRQQPGFQPGQSQGQRGFQPGQWPGQLEGFNVFSGFDFQMLMEVFGVEYNTVEKLTGQNDNRGSIVMAENFEIAIPEDQYQDNGIEQTICSTKFSANIASPARADVYNPRGGRISSLNSHKLPILNLLKLSAERGVLYKNAVLAPHYNLNAHSIIYVISGGSRLQIVGNDGSLVFDDMVQKGQLIVVPQAFAVIKKAGEEGCEWVAFKTNDDAITTQLAGRFSYVREVPIEVLSNSYDISREQAKKLKYNRQEGVVLSPRSGTSMEKAKNVLLNTLFG; via the exons ATGATCAAATCAACTCGAAATACTGGTTCTTCTTACGTTGTCCCATTGGGACTACTTTGTTATCTTGTGTTTTTTCATGCTTGTGTAGCTCAGATACTTCCACTTCAATCTCAATCACAATCGTCAAGTCGCTCTAAGTGCCAGATTGACCGGATCACCGCTAGAGAACCCAATCGCCAGGTGACATCAGAGGCTGGAGTTTCCGAGTTCTGGGACTCGTTTGAGAACGATGAACTTGAATGTGCTGGTGTTGAGGTGGTTCGTCATACTATTTACTCGAAAGGGCTTCTGTTGCCTTACTATTCCAATGCACCTGAACTTGTATATGTTGTTCAAG GTCAAGGAATTCAGGGAACAGTGCTTCCTGGATGTCCTGAAACGTTTAGCACAATGGTCGAAACAAAGGGTGATGAACAGTTTTTTGACACGCACCAGAGGGTTTATAGATACAATGAAGGTGATATATTGGCCTTGCCTGCTGGTGCAGTTCACTGGACCTATAATGATGGCAACTCACCTTTAGTCGCCATTGTTCTTCGTGATACCAACAATGTTGCCAACCAACTTGACAATAACTTTAGG AAATTCTTCCTTGCTGGAAATCCCTCTAGACAACCTCCTCAAAGTGGGCCAAGATTCCAGCCAGGCCAACCCGGCTTTCAGCCCGGTCAGCAGCCTGCATTCCAACCCGGCAAACAATCCAGACAACAGCCAGGATTCCAGCCGGGTCAGTCTCAAGGTCAGCGTGGATTCCAGCCCGGTCAATGGCCTGGTCAACTAGAAGGATTCAACGTCTTCTCTGGTTTCGATTTTCAAATGCTTATGGAGGTGTTTGGCGTGGAATACAACACAGTGGAGAAATTAACAGGACAAAATGACAATCGTGGATCTATAGTTATGgctgaaaattttgaaattgcgATTCCAGAAGACCAATATCAAGACAACGGCATAGAGCAAACCATATGCTCGACCAAGTTTAGTGCGAATATTGCAAGCCCAGCCCGTGCCGATGTTTATAACCCACGTGGTGGACGCATTAGCAGTCTCAACAGTCACAAGCTCCCAATCCTCAACTTGCTCAAACTTAGTGCCGAGAGAGGAGTCCTTTATAAG AATGCTGTCCTGGCACCACATTACAACTTAAACGCCCACAGTATCATCTACGTAATAAGCGGAGGCAGTCGCCTCCAAATTGTTGGAAACGATGGTTCATTGGTCTTTGATGACATGGTCCAGAAGGGTCAGCTGATTGTGGTCCCACAAGCCTTTGCAGTGATCAAGAAAGCCGGCGAGGAAGGGTGTGAGTGGGTGGCATTCAAGACTAATGACGATGCAATAACAACACAGCTCGCTGGACGTTTCTCTTACGTTAGGGAAGTCCCCATAGAGGTGTTGTCGAATTCGTATGACATTTCACGAGAACAAGCTAAAAAGCTCAAGTATAACCGTCAGGAAGGCGTGGTTTTGAGCCCCCGATCTGGAACAAGTATGGAAAAGGCAAAGAATGTCTTGTTAAATACCCTTTTTGGTTAG